The following nucleotide sequence is from Devosia salina.
GGACGTTCGCGATCATGATGAATGAGCTGGCGGCCAATATCGGGCTCAGCGGATCGCATTTCACCAATCCCACCGGCCTGCCGGACCCGGACATGTATTCGACGGCCCGCGACCTGGCCGAACTGGCGCGCTACCTCATCGAGGAATTCCCCGAATACTATCACTACTTCTCGGAGCCCGAGATGGAGTGGAATGGCATCAACCAGGCCAATCGCAATTCACTGGTCGAAATGGGTATCGGCGTCGATGGGCTCAAGACCGGCCACACCGAAGCGGCCGGCTACGGCTCAGTGACCTCCACCGACCAGGGCGATCGTCGCCTGATCGCCGTTGTGCACGGCCTGACGTCCATGCGGGAACGCACCGAGGAAGCCCGCAAGCTCCTGACCTGGGGCGCGCGCGCTTTCGAGCGCTTCACCCCCTATGCCGAAGGTCAGATCGTCGCCTATGCCGATGTCTATGGCGGCGAGACGCCCAGCGTAGGACTGGTGGGCAAGGGCGAAATCGCCCTCTATCTGCCACGCGGTTCGCGCCAGTGCCTCACGGCCACGGTCAACTATACGAGCCCGCTCTTGCCACCCATAAACGCCGGCGACAAGATTGCCGAGTTGCGAGTTTATTGTAACGACCAGCTCGTGCAGTCGGCGCCGCTCTATGCCGCCGAGAGCGTCGGGCAAGGTGATCTGGTGCGTCGGGCGACGGATGCACTCAAGCAACTGGCGCTTGGCTGGCTTTGAGCCGGCCGCAGGCAAATTCGCTCCGGTAGAGCGAATTTAGGCGCAAAGGCCGCGAAGGCTATGCCTGAGTGGCTGGCTTGGCCGGCTGCCTTGCGGCTCAACGGCCGGCTCGCGTGAAGCAGCGTGAGCATCACCAGTCTTTTCGCACCGGGCGCGGTGCTCTAAAAGGACAGATGACCAAGGAATCGCCTGCCCATGCTTGAAGCGCCCAATCGCCGTCCAGCCCGCTTCATTACCTTTGAAGGCGGGGAAGGTGTCGGCAAGTCCACCCAGGTGCGTCGCCTGCTGAACAATCTGGCTCACCATGCCATCGAGGCGGTGCGCACCCGCGAGCCCGGGGGCACACCCAAGGCCGAGGCCATCCGCTCCTTCATCCTGCAGGGCCGCTCCGAGGCCTGGGGCGCCGGCGCCGAAGCCGTGCTGTTCGCCGCGGCCCGGCTGGACCACGTCAACCAGCTCATTGCTCCCAATCTCTCCAAGGGCACCTGGGTAATCTCGGACCGCTTCTGCGACTCGACGCGCGCCTATCAGGGCCTGACCGGGGGCGTGGACGATCGCCTGATCGACGCCCTCGAAAACCTCGCACTCGACGGCCACACGCCGGATCTGACCAT
It contains:
- a CDS encoding D-alanyl-D-alanine carboxypeptidase family protein; this encodes MPVKALIAIVTFLLLAGQAAAQAEFDTKARFAVLMDNESGTVIYQKQADDQLEPASMAKLMTLAVVFNEIRAGRVSLDDEFFVSEHAWRTGGASSGGSTMFAELNSQIRVEDLIRSVIIQSGNDAAIVLAEGIAGSEGTFAIMMNELAANIGLSGSHFTNPTGLPDPDMYSTARDLAELARYLIEEFPEYYHYFSEPEMEWNGINQANRNSLVEMGIGVDGLKTGHTEAAGYGSVTSTDQGDRRLIAVVHGLTSMRERTEEARKLLTWGARAFERFTPYAEGQIVAYADVYGGETPSVGLVGKGEIALYLPRGSRQCLTATVNYTSPLLPPINAGDKIAELRVYCNDQLVQSAPLYAAESVGQGDLVRRATDALKQLALGWL
- the tmk gene encoding dTMP kinase, yielding MLEAPNRRPARFITFEGGEGVGKSTQVRRLLNNLAHHAIEAVRTREPGGTPKAEAIRSFILQGRSEAWGAGAEAVLFAAARLDHVNQLIAPNLSKGTWVISDRFCDSTRAYQGLTGGVDDRLIDALENLALDGHTPDLTIVLDMDPEIAFRRVKQRALEDGLQLTGDRFEKEEIEWHRRLRENFLDIASNNADRCVVISAEQDEERLEAAIWNVVSARFPELQGRPVA